ATTAATAATTTAATTGCAGTATTCCAATAAATTGTAGAGTGTGTCCATGACCCCATAAAGTCTATGTACTGTTGCTTATTACATAAGATGGATTTTTTATGCATTAACTAAAGAGATGTTGGACTTTGGTTTGTTTGGGGTAATGAATCAGCCTCCATGGGACACAGAGGTTGGTGACAAGTACATCATACACTACACGTATGGATGTGACTATGACATGAAGGTAAATATTTCAAATTCTGATTTGACATTTAAAAACAAGAGACAAAAAATAATAAATACAAACTTGATTACTGAGATTAGCATGAGTCTCTTAACTTAATCACGGTTGTTTGTGATTTCAGGGTAAGTTAACTTATGGGAAGGTTGGGGAATGGAGATTTGACAAAAGATCGTATGATAGCATACCGCCACCAAGGAACCTTACAATGCCTCCACCTGGTGTTTCACAGAGTGTGGTATGCATTTTGACCTATGATTACACCGTTACATCTCTATGTATCAATACAAACAGAGCTCAGTTTTCTTCATTTGATGTATTGGCAGGTAACATTGGTGAAGATGGTGAATGAAGCTACGGCAAATATTCCAAACTGGGGAGTATAGAGACTAGAGTGAACAGTTTATTTATTGAACAGATATCTTATCTGTATGTTACCATTTCTCTTCAAAATATGCTGTGGTTACCGTTGTAAGATATATAGCTCCTCAAACCAACCCTGTCTGGCATCTTACATCTCTAATTAAGTTCTGGTTAGGCGTGGATGTTTATAACCAAACATAAACCAAATTATTCAACCGGTTCAAATTGAACCAAAATCCAAATTAGAATTCAAAAATATTTAAAATTAGTTAAATCTATTAATCGTGCTAAAAAAGTTAAATATATTAATATTTGTATATACTAAGTCTATTAATCTTTCTCAAAAAGTTTATTAATATTTTTATATATTGTAAGATATTTTTAGAGTATTTTAAAGATTTTTTTAGTTTTCATAACAAATTTTGTCTTGTTATTTTGATTTTTTTTAGTTGGTTTAGGTAGTTTGATAAGTCGTAATCAGATTTTCTTTTTAATGTTCTTGTGTCAATTTCATTAATTTGTCTATCTATCAAACTAGAAGTATTAGAAATAACAAGACAAATTAATGAAATTGACACAAGATTATTAGTTTTGTAAAGGGAGGACAGAGAGAGATAGGAAGAGAAAAGAGGAGAGAAGGTATAATTTTAGTTAGCTAATGGATTATTGTTTTTTTCATAGTTATCTACCCCAATTTCCTATATGAGAACAAACAGTCAAAGTCTTCTACTTTTTTTTCTTGCTCTTACTTTTCAACGTGCCAGAGTTGACTTTACATGTCTAATTGTGTAACTACTAAAGGTTGCTACAATCCTCTGAAATTGTAGTTCATATGAACATGGACACCAGCAACAAGAAAGGGTTCTCCATCTTCCATGGATTCTTGATGATGTTCCTCTCTCTCCAATTGCAGGAGGTTTGTTCTGATAGAATCTTCACCAATCAATCTCTTTCAGGATACCAGACCATTGTTTCTAGTGGTTATGTTTACGAACTTGACCTCTTCACACCAGAACCAGGTATGTCTAATTAGTAATTACTTCTTCAAATTTCATTTAATACTTAAATCTTCTTTAAAATCTCAAATGTAAATTTCTTCTTCAATATCATTCTATTGACGTACTAGAAGATTGGGTGGCCAGTCTTCTACGTGATAACGATTATGTAGCTATGGGAGATGGGCTTACTTCAACATCTACCAAGTTGTGGCAGAGTTTTGATGTTCCACAATGTCTCATCTCGTGGAATAGCATCAAAGATCCATCCCCGGGTCACTACTCTCTCAAGGTTGACCATATAACAAGAAACACTCTCATCGTCATGGTTTCAAATGGATCTAAATCATGTTGGTCGAGTGGCCCGTGCTATGTATCCGACCAAAGATGTATGGTTTATAGTTACGGGGGGTCGTTTAGGTTATGTAATGGGAAAACATCGCAGGTCTCTTGTGAATGCATTCCTAATTTCGCACGAGACAGGAATTTTCCTCTTCAGAACATACAGATAAAGTCAGAACGTAGCCAATATTTTGTATATATGTCAAGTCATGGTCATACAAGCTCATGAATAATCAGTCACAAATGCGTCTAGAGAATAAAGGAGCAACAAAACATTACAAAACCGCAACCATTGTACTAGCCAGTGTACTAACATCAGTAGCTGCCGCTGCATTTCTTGTTGGTTCGTGTTGTTACTTTTCATCTCGGCGCAGAACAAGAGCACAAAAAGGTTTGAGATTGATATTTGTAGAAGCTGTTTTCACTATACAGAGTTTGTTTATTTTTGTACATTTTTTTGGTTTGTTTACTGAAGCTGAAGCGGATACTACTGAAACAGAGGATGGTGATGGAGAAGGGATGTGTGACCTAAGTCTACATACAATAATAAGAGCAACCAGTGGTTTCTCTGAGGACTGCAAGATCGGGGAAGGTGGTTTTGGTCCAGTCTATAAGGTACTAAAACCAATATTCAAGTAAAAACAATCTGATTATGTTTTGTTTCCAAGCAATAAGGCTTAGTACCTAAAATCCCATTACTGATTTAATGACAAAAGAATCTTGTAGTTTCCTCATGTGGTTATGGCCGGTTCTAGTCACAGCCTAATGTTTTATCGTCTCGTTCCCTAAATTTAAAGAGTTATTAAGTTATTAAAGCATAAGTCGCATGGCTTTCAAATTGTCAAAAAAATTATATTAAAATTAACCTTAAAATGTTATAGTTTCCTAAGTCTCAGATTCGGTCTTGCATTATGGTTGTAGCCGGTCAAGTTCACTGAGGACCATTTTTAAAAGAAAATAAATAAAGTTTTTGCTAAGTGATCTTGAAATGTTAGGCAAAGCTACCAAATGGAGTGGATGTGGCAATCAAAAGGCTTTCAAAAAGGTCAAACCAAGGTCTGAACGAGTTCAAGAACGAAGTGGATTTGGTCAACAGACTTCAACATAGGAACCTAGTGAGACTTTTAGGACACTGCGTGGAAGAAGACGAGAAACTCCTTATATACGAGTACATGTCTAATAAGAGCCTTGATGGTTTCCTCTTTGGTAAGTTATGAATGCGAAGTCATTAACCATATTAAATTGATTTAGAACGTGGTAGTATATTTTCTTTATTTCTTTTTGTATTTGTTCTTGTAGATTCAATTAAGAGTAGGGAATTGGATTGGAAGAAACGTATGAATATAATAAATGGGACAACAAGAGGACTTCAATATCTGCATGAAGACTCACATCTCAAGATAATCCATCGAGATCTTAAGTCAAGCAACATCCTTCTTGACGATGAGATGAATCCTAAAATCTCAGATTTTGGAACTGCTAGGATTTTCGATTGCAAACAGATCGATGACAATACCCAAAGGATCATTGGAACATAGTAAGTGTTTGAAAAAAATTGGGTTTGTGTTTGTATTTACGTGCTAATAATTTTTCTATTAATCACAACGCTAACAAGAGCTAAGACAAATTGTTTTTTTTTTCAAGTAGAGAAAAGGGAGAGTGCTTTATAAACACAAATATAAAGTTTTAAAAATAATTTATGTTTGATAAAAAATGTATAGCGAATATATAAATGAAATAATACAATTAAGACATATATTTAGGATTAACTTTCTTCACGTGAATTAATTTCAGTGGCTATATGTCACCGGAATATGGCTGGGGCGGAATAATTTCAGAAAAATCTGATATATATAGCTTTGGAGTTCTGTTATTGGAGATTATATCAGGCAAAAAGGCGAACAAGTTTGTTCATAACGATCACAACAGTCTCATTAATTATGTAAGTGTTTTCTATACATATCACTTAACATTGACAATCTATATTGTTTTTTTATTTTTTCTATTATTAAAAAAGAGATATACCAATGTATATTGTTTAATCAAATTCAGGCATGGCAATCTTGGTGTGACACAAAGGGTGTTAGCATTGTAGATGAAGCATTAGGTGATTCATATTCTTCAAAAGAAGCAATGCGATGCACTCACATTGCACTTCTTTGTGTTCAAGACCATCCTAAGGACAGACCCACAATTTCACAAATCGGTTATATGTTCAACAACGACTACCATCTCCAGTATCCAAAACAGCCAACCTTCACAAATGCGTTGAACAAGGACCAGCGGTTAATGTCTCACTGTGCGTTCTCGATGAACGAAGCGACTCAGACAACAATGGAAGGACGATGAGCAATAAATTAAACCAGGTCAAACCCAAAACATATATTAGTGATATGTGCTCATCTTCAGGCATTGGACTCTTGTGGTTCTTGTTTCACTGAAAAAGTGATCTTCACAAAATTTAACATGTCACAGATATTTTTTCCCTATTATGTTTCTTGTTTGACTCTCATTTTTATTATAATTTTAACATATACTATGAAAATAAATTAAAGGAAAAAACAACACACTTCAAATTCTGACAAAGGCAAGTTTTGTATCTTCAACCAAAGTAAAACGACCACACCATGCCATTATCCAAACCTCAAAACTCAGAAGTGTTGAGGCGACATTTCTTGCTTAAGACTCTGCAGCAGCTAACGTACCGATCCAAGCCGGTGGCTGCATCCCACTCTGCTCATAAACCGTATCAAGAACCGGAGGCAACATCTTGTAGAGTCCAGCTATATCCTTCATAGCATTCCCACTACCACCACCACTATTCCCATGTTCTCCACCGTGGTTCCAAACGCTAATCTTGGGGTTCAAGTCTTTAACCGCAATCGCGTTAATCTTAGCTATCTCCAGATAAGAGCCATTGTTAATCATCAGGAAGTCTCTAAGTGCAGAATAGTCATTGTGAAGAGCGTCTAGGAGGGTTCTGAGATAAGTCCCTTGAGCACTTGCTAAAGCAACAAGTCCTTCTGCTTCTTTCTGCTTTGTGTAGAATGATGCGTCTGCTGCAGCTCTCTGTGCCTCGGCATCCTTTTGCTTCTCGTATAGAACCGCCTCTGCTTGCTTCTGCTTGTTGTATAGTTCCCAGTTTGCTTCTTGAACCTTGGAGTTGTAAACAGCAATAATGTCCGATTGAAAACATCTAGATTCATGTTCATAAAATAAAAAAATGCCAGTGCGGATTTAATAGCAAAAGAAGTATAAATTAGACACGGTTAGATAGAAGTATTCCTCGGAATAATTTTTTTACTGACCAAAAAATTTGGTTTAAGTATATGTGCGGTTGACCAAAAAAAATAAAGAATTAAGAGAATACATGTACATACCTTTGTTTCATACTCAACACTTGCTTTGCTAAGAAACTCAGCCTTGAGCTTCTCTGTCCGAGTCAACGCGTTCATTTTCTCAACCTCTGTCTGAAGCTCAGCTTCTCTCAAAGCCACTGCTTTAGTTGCTTCAACCTCAGCAACCTGAGCAACCCTATCCCAAGCAGCTTTCTTCATGGCAAGCTCAGCATTAGCCTTAGCCACATCAGCTTCCTTCTGATTCTCAAACACTTTTATCTCAGTCTTCACTTTGATCTCTTCCTTTGCCCCTTCTCCTTGCCTCTGCATCATTATGATCTTTGACTCCGCGTCAATTTTAGCTGCGTTTTGAATAGTAAGCCCGTTACGTTCCTTTGCACCTATCTCTCCCTTCATCTTGGCCTCAGAAACATCGATCCTCGCTTGATTTGCTGCTTCCATTTGAGTTTTCTGACCCAAGTAAGAGAAGTACTCATGTCCAGGCACATCAACGAGCTGCTTCACGTTGGCGTTATAGATTATGAGACCGAACTGGTCTAGTTCTAATTGAACCTTATCAAACACCTCCTTCTTAAAATCCTTTGTCCCTTCAAATCCATAAAATAAAATAAATAAAAATCTTTTTAACCATATAGTTCATAAAATGTATCTAACAAATATGCACAAAGTGTCTAATGATGACATAGAGGCCTAAACACGAACATAAGCTAATAAACTTCTTAAGAGTTATATTACCAGTTGAAACTGTTTTGTATAACATGGTCGAATATGAGATTAAGGAGGTTATAAATATATTTTTTATTTAGTTTTAATATTTTTTTACATTTAAAATTTTAGGTAAAGGCAGCTAATGTTTTATCTGGCTGTGCCTAGAACCGATCCCGGCTCTTTAGCCAAAGTTGACGCATTCAACAACTCAAATCACCTATAATCTTTTTTTTTTGTTAGACAAGTTATAGATGAGCAAATGCGTGTAGGGGTTACCTTTGAAGATCTCTTCCATGGTCATAGAAGCAGCGAGGACACGAGTCTCTCCTTCGATAACACCTTCAACAAGCTCATGGACGTGGTTGGATCCATTAGCGTGAGGCGAAATAAGCCTAGCGTACAGAATCAGCGCTTCAGGGTCGTCCACGCGAGGTCCGATGGTGAAGACGGCGGGGAGAACGAAAGGGAGCTTCTCAGCGCTCATGGCCTGGACTTTGAAAGTGTAGTTGACCGGAGAAACGTCGAAGACGGTGCAAGATTGCCATGGAAACACCCATGATTTCTTGGAGAGCTTGATGTCTTCGATACCAGCACCAGTGATCGCTAGGTACTGTGAAGCTCTAGCAACCCTGAACATCTCTAGGATCTTGTTAGGGTTTTTTCCGAGAGAGAGTTTGTAGCTTCTTTGTATATTATTTTAGGTTTCGTGAGGAACTGTTTGCTTATGATGTAAAGCCGTCGTAATGATTTATATATATAGTCGTCAAAATGTGTATGTAAACGAGTAATTTATCCGTTTGACGTCAAAAAAAAAAAAAAACGAGTAATTTATAAATCAACCCATTTCCAAGAAAGTACACAATATTTTTTTTTTGGTGTATTGTTTAAAATAATAAATCAAAAAATTGAACAAGACCAGCTGAGAGACAGTTTAGGCGGCTTGAACGTTTTTTTGGGTTAAATATGGCTGTTTTAATTGAATGTTTTTAGTGGTAATAGCCTAATAGGAGTTTTTTTATTGATAAATTTATTTTGTTCGAATATTGTATCATTTAAAGATTTCCTCTCCTTATTAAGCCTATTATAATTTATTTCAATATACTTAATTAGGTAACGTATTAGATTGTGGCAGATCTTAACAATAAATTATTCATAACAGAAAGCTGCGAATTCATTTTTTTGTATATAGATTATTTGATTTAGTATGAAATCTTTGATCATTTTATTTAGTATGAAATCTTTGTTATAAGGAAACGTAGAAATTAATAATATGTCTATAATTGAAAGATGTATGAAATCTATTAAATTCATTGTATTGGTAAATAGCTTATAGTAGTTTTTTTTTTTTTTTGAACTACAGCTTAAAGTAGTTTAAATTTTAAAGCAATCGTAAAAATGTAAGATGCAAAAACAAACGTGTGTAAATGAGCACGAGTGTGATCACTTTATGCAAAACAAGATTTGTGGGATGTCGTAGAAGAAGATGAAATAAGTTCTCGACCCAAAAATTGTGTAATCTATGACACGGGTATAAAGTCTGGACGTGATCAGTTCAGACTTCACCTGAGCATTCGTTTGACTTGGGCAAAGCAAGACCATCTCCGATAGAGTTTGATTTGATCCAATGTTTATAGAGTGAAATATATAGAATAATGCTGTTTTTTTATTCCAAATATATTTCACTATATTATAGAATAACTTTATAGAGTGAATCATTGGAGCAAATTCAACTATATAATAGAGTTACTCTATTTTAATGTGAAATATAGATGTAATTTTTGTGTTCCAGACGGTATTTAACTTCAAGGCTACTAAATTTTTATTTCATGGATATATGAAAATCTGAAAGACAATGGTTACAATGATTTTAACAAAATAAACACATACTTATACCTTAATTCGTGGCTTCAATATATATTCAAACTTAGTTTTAATTTCGTCTAATAGAGTATGCAGTGTGCACATTTTTGCCACTATCTTACGATTCTTATTTCTTCTTTTTCGACGTTTGTTTCTTGTTTACCAAAATTTACATCAGGTTTTTAAATTATATTCCTTTTAGAATAGCATTATCTATTCAAGTTTTGTATGAATTTTTACTTTGCTACATATAAAACTATCTCAATTCACTTACTATGGATTGGTATTGAGAACTTATTCATCTATAAACAAAAAGATTGTTCATGATGCAATATTTCTTATGACGCTACAAGGACACAAACATAATGATTAATTGTGATGATCACTGATTTAGTGAGTCATCGTTATAGCGAAGATTAGACAACATGGGCAACCTTTTTATATTTTGAATTAGTTTGGTTTAACCCAACGACTAATCATCATTTGCCAAGCTGTCAGCCTCCTTAATTTTTGTCTTATCACTCTCTATTGTCTTATTACTTGTCATCACTCAAATTTGTTATTTATTTCTCTCATTAAACACCACTATTATATACTTGGATCTTTTTACATATTAATTTCATATTATTTATAAATTATCTCAAACAATATATATATATATATATATATATGTAAAATTACAAATCATTTATTAAATAAGAAATTCGCTAGATGTTACATTATCACCACAAGCAAACATCACTTTTAACATCGTCTGTGTAAATCAATTTTGAAAGTACTTTTTGATATTTTTTGTTAATATCTCGACATAGCCGAATATACTAGTTTAAAAAATATATATATAATCGTAGACACTTTCACTTTTTTCAGGTAACGCAATCTCAGTGGATTTATATTCTATTATGCACCAAACTTATGTACTCAACAAAATCATTTCAAAAAATAAAAATTATAAAAATCATTACAGAAAAAAAAAAAAAAAAAAAAAAGAAAGAAAGAAATAAAGAAAGCAACGGTTTCGCTCCCGCCTTCACAGCTGTCTTTCATAATTAGCCAGCGAATAATACAATCACTCCTCTCACACTACCGTCACGCTATTACAAAACAACAGTCCAATAACAGATCCCATCACTTGCATCATCCAACGGTCGGAACGCCTCGTGGCCTAATCTCACTCACCTTTGTGTATATATCAGTCTGGTATCTTCTCAAAGACAAGAGCACACTCTCTTTCTTTCATGGCCACAGATCAAGAAAATCTACTCTCTGATAATTACGACAAAACGGCAACGTTTTGCGGGTGTGGGTATCTCCGTAGGTTCCATGTGTTTCGGTGGCGAAGAGTAGGAGGTGGAGACAGTGGCTGGAGCGGTAACTTGCAGGAAGAAAGAAGTGAAAGCTGGTGGAGCAGGAAACTTAAGGTGCTAAAGGAGATTTCTGAGAAAATTGCGGGGCCAAAGTGGAAAAACTTTATAAGAAGTTTTAGCAAGAAGAAGAAGGTGAAGAGGGATGTTGATTTCACTTACGATCTTGAAAACTATAGTCTTAATTTTGATGAGGGAGGTGATAATCCCTCACCGGAGAGGTATGTAGCTCCGGTTGTTATTAAAGTTTGATACTTTTTTGGTGTTTATCTCTCACTTTGTAACTATTTTTGTTTATTGTGTTGTTATATGTTAATACAAACATAATCAAGGGGTTAATTAATTATAATAGTTTCGTGTTTAACTTAATGTTCATCATTCACCACTTCAAGTTTAGATTTTTAAAAACGTGATTAGGTGAATAATGGCTATAGACTAAATTGATTAACGTTATAAACTAGAACATTCCTTTAGAGAACAACTTGTTTTGGTATAGCTTCTTCTTATGTGCCTAGATAGATATACTTGTGTGGACAAAATGTTGAATTATATTACCAAAAACAAGAAGACAGCAAAAAAATAGATAATAACAGAAGAGAGATTTGTTAAAGACTGAAAGAGATTAATCTAAAGATTGGATAACTAGCGGTAGAACAATCCTGTGCATTGTTCATGGTCCCATTGAGCAAGAAAAATATCTCTGACGACAGGATCTATAATTCTATATCTAACCGACAAAACAGTTGCTGGATGAGGCGGTGGCATTGTGTACAGTGAGCAAGTATGGGGTCTTTGATGCATATGTTTTGTTATGTTTATACTAAAATGTATACTATCTATTTACTTTTCAAGTCATATATATATATTGACGTTGTGAAGCAAGCAAAGCAAATGAACCACATGTAGTTTAGTATTACTCCCAAATCCCAAGTGTTACGCAATAAACAAAACAAAAGCACTTGAAAACATTAAAGCCTACCAAGTATGGAGATGTTTCTTTATATAGAAACTGTGCATCCCAATGACCTCCATTCACTGTCTTATTCCCAAGATACCATGCTGATGATGGTTCATAATAAAACTCATGCATACAAACTATATCCCATTGAAGAAAAAAACATCAAACAAAAGCCTGAATCATCTTATTTCATCTTTGGTTTGTGTGTACTACTAATAAAATATATGGCATCACATAACCAAACTACTACGTACTATGTTGTAATTGCACAAAAAGTTGCTTTCTAATACTGTCCCCTCTCCTGTATAAACCCAACTTTAACCCCTAAACACTGCTTCGAATCCCATCCAATCCAGATCCCAAATTCACTCCATATACTTTGTT
This genomic interval from Brassica oleracea var. oleracea cultivar TO1000 chromosome C2, BOL, whole genome shotgun sequence contains the following:
- the LOC106325265 gene encoding uncharacterized protein LOC106325265 translates to MATDQENLLSDNYDKTATFCGCGYLRRFHVFRWRRVGGGDSGWSGNLQEERSESWWSRKLKVLKEISEKIAGPKWKNFIRSFSKKKKVKRDVDFTYDLENYSLNFDEGGDNPSPERYVAPVVIKV
- the LOC106326646 gene encoding flotillin-like protein 1 isoform X2, which produces MFRVARASQYLAITGAGIEDIKLSKKSWVFPWQSCTVFDVSPVNYTFKVQAMSAEKLPFVLPAVFTIGPRVDDPEALILYARLISPHANGSNHVHELVEGVIEGETRVLAASMTMEEIFKGTKDFKKEVFDKVQLELDQFGLIIYNANVKQLVDVPGHEYFSYLGQKTQMEAANQARIDVSEAKMKGEIGAKERNGLTIQNAAKIDAESKIIMMQRQGEGAKEEIKVKTEIKVFENQKEADVAKANAELAMKKAAWDRVAQVAEVEATKAVALREAELQTEVEKMNALTRTEKLKAEFLSKASVEYETKMFSIGHYCCLQLQGSRSKLGTIQQAEASRGGSIREAKGCRGTESCSRRIILHKAERSRRTCCFSKCSRDLSQNPPRRSSQ
- the LOC106324505 gene encoding LOW QUALITY PROTEIN: G-type lectin S-receptor-like serine/threonine-protein kinase At4g11900 (The sequence of the model RefSeq protein was modified relative to this genomic sequence to represent the inferred CDS: deleted 2 bases in 1 codon) yields the protein MDTSNKKGFSIFHGFLMMFLSLQLQEVCSDRIFTNQSLSGYQTIVSSGYVYELDLFTPEPEDWVASLLRDNDYVAMGDGLTSTSTKLWQSFDVPQCLISWNSIKDPSPGHYSLKVDHITRNTLIVMVSNGSKSCWSSGPCYVSDQRCMVYSYGGSFRLCNGKTSQVSCECIPNFARDRNFPLQNIQIKSERSIFCIYVKSWSYKLMNNQSQMRLENKGATKHYKTATIVLASVLTSVAAAAFLVGSCCYFSSRRRTRAQKAEADTTETEDGDGEGMCDLSLHTIIRATSGFSEDCKIGEGGFGPVYKAKLPNGVDVAIKRLSKRSNQGLNEFKNEVDLVNRLQHRNLVRLLGHCVEEDEKLLIYEYMSNKSLDGFLFDSIKSRELDWKKRMNIINGTTRGLQYLHEDSHLKIIHRDLKSSNILLDDEMNPKISDFGTARIFDCKQIDDNTQRIIGTYGYMSPEYGWGGIISEKSDIYSFGVLLLEIISGKKANKFVHNDHNSLINYAWQSWCDTKGVSIVDEALGDSYSSKEAMRCTHIALLCVQDHPKDRPTISQIGYMFNNDYHLQYPKQPTFTNALNKDQRLMSHCAFSMNEATQTTMEGR
- the LOC106326646 gene encoding flotillin-like protein 1 isoform X1; this encodes MFRVARASQYLAITGAGIEDIKLSKKSWVFPWQSCTVFDVSPVNYTFKVQAMSAEKLPFVLPAVFTIGPRVDDPEALILYARLISPHANGSNHVHELVEGVIEGETRVLAASMTMEEIFKGTKDFKKEVFDKVQLELDQFGLIIYNANVKQLVDVPGHEYFSYLGQKTQMEAANQARIDVSEAKMKGEIGAKERNGLTIQNAAKIDAESKIIMMQRQGEGAKEEIKVKTEIKVFENQKEADVAKANAELAMKKAAWDRVAQVAEVEATKAVALREAELQTEVEKMNALTRTEKLKAEFLSKASVEYETKVQEANWELYNKQKQAEAVLYEKQKDAEAQRAAADASFYTKQKEAEGLVALASAQGTYLRTLLDALHNDYSALRDFLMINNGSYLEIAKINAIAVKDLNPKISVWNHGGEHGNSGGGSGNAMKDIAGLYKMLPPVLDTVYEQSGMQPPAWIGTLAAAES